The nucleotide sequence CTTTGCGTTTAGATAGAATTTAGAACACTTAATTTAACGTATGATACATGAATTTAGTCACAGTAGTAGAGCACACTCGAATAATTATGATGCCATGCGGGTGCTCGATATGGTCCCTCCTGTCCGAAGCCTTTTGGAAAGAAAGAGGAACGGACTGGACGGTGATTAGCATCGAGGAACTTCACAGCTCATCTTGCCTCCCATTTCTTATTAATTATGGTGAAAGTTTGAGCAGTTGGCCACAGCGAAAGGAAGCGACCAATAGAAACCTCCAATTGAATGCCACACAGAGGATCACAGGATGTTTGCTGTGGCTTTGCCATTATGAACTTCACGAGGAATTTGCTCTCTGAGCATCGTTAAGAATGCCACATTCATATCGTTCGATCGATCATAGTGTCAGCCACGTTGTCTGCAAAGCCTCCACTGTGGAAAGCAAaaggcaatttttttttttatagaggaAGCAGAAAGCAGTCTGGTCAGCGAAGGGGAACGAGGATACTTTTACGCCAAGGGAACATGAAAACGGAGCCGTGTGTAAAATATTGTCATGTCCAGTGAGTGAAAGGTTGGAGGGTTGGGGATCTGAGCAAAATTGAAGGAGGATTTTGTTTGCTAAGATCCACAATTCTTGACGAGGAAGTAGCAGCGAGTGCGACAGCAGGCGCTACTGCTACTGCTCCTACATTTGGAAGGGGGAgaggagagaggaagagggacgGAGGTGTTACTTTTCATTGGTGGGGGTTAAGAATGGCAACTCGATGCTGCAGGTTATCCTTGTGCTGGTGGCCGGCTCACTTCAAGTCCTCTATGCTCGAGCCTGACGACATCGGTATACTTGCTTTTGGTGCCTATTAGCCGCCATTATTTGTGTTAGCTTGCTTGATGGCTTTGAACTTGGGAGCGCAGAGAAGGGTAGCCGCGACGGCGACGGCGTAGGCTTCACCGAGTTCAAGTTGGACGAGCTACGGGCCGCCACGGATGGTTTTTCGCCGGACCACATCGTGTCGGAGCACGGCCAGAAGGCGCCCAACGTCGTGTACCTTGGCCGCTTCTTCCCCGGCGATCGCGACGTGGCCATCAAGCGCTTCAACAAGTTCGCTTGGCCTGACGCCCGTCAATTCCTCGTTCGCCCGCCTCGCCTCGCCTCCTCTCCCTTCCGCTTCGCCTCTTAATTACTCAGCTGATCCCTGATTCTGGTTACGCTGGCGCAGGAAGAAGCGAAGGCGGTGGGGAAGCTCCGGAGCGAGCGGCTGGCGAATCTCATCGGCTGCTGCTGCGAGGGCGACGAGAGGCTTCTGGTGTCCGAGTTCATGCCCCACCAGACTCTCGCCAAGCACCTCTTCCACTGTACCGCAGTTCTAACGCTTTTCTATTCTTCGACGACCAAAAAATCTTAGTCAAATTCCTAAACTTGGAATCCAAATGGCAGGGGATACCCACTCTTTGAGCTGGGCAATGAGGATAAGAGTGGCCTTGTACCTTGCCCAGGCACTCGAGTATTGCAGCACCAGAGGGCGAGCTTTGTACCATGATCTCAATGCTTACAGAGTTCTCTTTGATCAGGTGGTGTCATTTGTTCTATACTAGCTTAGCTCTGAATGCTTCCTCGATTAGTTCGACATTGTGGTTATTTGATGACTAACACACTGCATTTGCCAGAATGGTAATCCCAGATTGTCGTGCTTTGGTCTGATGAAGAATAGCAGAGATGGAAAGAGCTACAGCACTAATTTGGCCTTCACACCGCCAGAGTACCTTAGAACAGGCATAGCTTGTTTTGAACCATGAAATTTCATTTTCTTTGGCCTGCACTAGATTCTAATTAattctttggatccttttggcAGGGCGAGTGATTCCGGAAAGTGTTGTGTACAGCTTTGGAACGCTTCTGCTTGACCTTCTCAGTGGGAAGCATATTCCTCCTAGCCATGTAAGTTCTTTTGTTAGTTAAGATCAGTGACTCATGCCATGTTCTTCCTAAAAATTGTTCACAGTAACTCATCACTCAATAATTTCTTGCCATTCCTTCTTTCAACAACTTCTAAGACTTGAATTGATCTTTCCAGGCCCTCGACCTTATCCGCGGTAAGAATTTTCGCACACTGATGGACTCGTGTTTAGAGGGGCACTTCTCAAATGCTGATGGAGCTGAGTTGGTTCGATTAGCTTCTCGTTGTTTGCAATATGAACCTCGCGATAGGCCTATCGTAAAATCACTTGTGACTTCTCTGGGATCTATCGAAAAGGATGCAGAGGTAGATGTTACTACCTTATGCCAACCTTGTTTTTATAtacattttctttaattttgctaATTAGCATAAGGGGATTCTTCACAGGTGCCATCATATACACTGATGGGCATTATGAATGGCTCTGCGAATTCTAAGCAAACACTTAAGTTATCGCTCCTCGGTGAAGCTTGTGCAAGAATGGACTTGGCTGCCATACATGAAATACTGGAGAAGGTCGGATACAAGGACGACGAAGGGTTAGCCAATGATGTAAGGAGTCGATTCTTATTTTCCTGCTATTGTTAACAGTTTGATGAATTTTCTTCTATTGTCAGTTATACCTTTActtgtgaccgtaaagtacctcttaaacttaaagataagttctataaaatcgccgttagacctgctatgttatatggagttgaatattgggatatgactcgagcacatgagcataagatgaga is from Zingiber officinale cultivar Zhangliang chromosome 7B, Zo_v1.1, whole genome shotgun sequence and encodes:
- the LOC122004984 gene encoding serine/threonine-protein kinase BSK5-like, coding for MATRCCRLSLCWWPAHFKSSMLEPDDIEKGSRDGDGVGFTEFKLDELRAATDGFSPDHIVSEHGQKAPNVVYLGRFFPGDRDVAIKRFNKFAWPDARQFLEEAKAVGKLRSERLANLIGCCCEGDERLLVSEFMPHQTLAKHLFHWDTHSLSWAMRIRVALYLAQALEYCSTRGRALYHDLNAYRVLFDQNGNPRLSCFGLMKNSRDGKSYSTNLAFTPPEYLRTGRVIPESVVYSFGTLLLDLLSGKHIPPSHALDLIRGKNFRTLMDSCLEGHFSNADGAELVRLASRCLQYEPRDRPIVKSLVTSLGSIEKDAEVPSYTLMGIMNGSANSKQTLKLSLLGEACARMDLAAIHEILEKVGYKDDEGLANDLSFQVWTSQIQETLNSKKHGDNAFVAKDFATAIECYTQFIDMGTMISPTVLARRCVSYLMNGMVQEALEDAMQAQVVFPDWPTAYHLQATALLSLGMDSDAHDMIKTGTRLESKRSNRN